A single genomic interval of Saccharothrix saharensis harbors:
- a CDS encoding M1 family metallopeptidase: MTGPYLPDHGDGGYRVSHYDLELDYKPHTGRLAGRATLSAVADGPCARVVLDFGTLTVNRVLVDGRPARHVHGGGKLRVRPARPVDGAFTVEVRYSGVARPVRSRHWGELGWDQLTDGALVASQPIGAPSWFPCNDLVRDKATYRVSVTAPSPYTVLANGVPVDLRAGGSSTTWVYEQAEPMATYLASVQIGRYERLALAEGQDVAAPARLLRAARHDFARQPRMMAVFEELFGPYPFRNYQVVVTDDELEVPVEAQGMSVFGANHVDGRRGHERLVAHELAHQWFGNSVGLADWRDIWLNEGFACYAEWLWSERSGGPSAAAHAERAHARLARLPQDLRVGDTGVADLFDDRVYQRGALTLHGLRGELGDAAFFGVLREWTDGHRHGTATTSDFVGLAQRHAREPLTAFFRAWLAEPRLPAR, translated from the coding sequence ATGACCGGCCCGTACCTGCCCGACCACGGTGACGGCGGCTACCGGGTCTCGCACTACGACCTGGAGCTGGACTACAAGCCGCACACCGGGCGGCTGGCCGGGCGGGCGACGCTGTCCGCCGTGGCCGACGGCCCGTGCGCGCGGGTCGTGCTGGACTTCGGCACGCTGACGGTCAACCGGGTGCTGGTGGACGGCCGGCCCGCCCGGCACGTGCACGGCGGCGGGAAGCTGCGGGTCCGCCCGGCGCGGCCGGTGGACGGCGCGTTCACCGTCGAGGTGCGGTACTCGGGGGTGGCGCGCCCGGTCCGCTCCCGGCACTGGGGCGAGCTGGGCTGGGACCAGCTGACCGACGGCGCGCTGGTGGCGAGCCAGCCGATCGGCGCGCCGTCCTGGTTCCCGTGCAACGACCTGGTGCGCGACAAGGCCACCTACCGCGTCTCGGTGACCGCGCCGTCGCCCTACACCGTGCTGGCCAACGGCGTGCCGGTCGACCTGCGCGCCGGTGGCAGCAGCACGACGTGGGTGTACGAGCAGGCCGAGCCGATGGCCACGTACCTGGCGTCGGTGCAGATCGGCCGCTACGAACGGCTGGCGCTGGCCGAGGGGCAGGACGTGGCCGCGCCCGCGCGGTTGCTGCGCGCGGCGCGGCACGACTTCGCCCGCCAGCCGCGGATGATGGCCGTGTTCGAGGAGCTGTTCGGCCCCTACCCGTTCCGGAACTACCAGGTGGTGGTGACCGACGACGAGCTGGAGGTGCCGGTCGAGGCGCAGGGCATGTCGGTGTTCGGCGCGAACCACGTCGACGGGCGGCGCGGGCACGAGCGGCTGGTCGCGCACGAGTTGGCGCACCAGTGGTTCGGCAACAGCGTCGGCCTGGCCGACTGGCGCGACATCTGGCTGAACGAGGGCTTCGCCTGCTACGCGGAGTGGCTGTGGTCGGAGCGGTCCGGCGGCCCGTCCGCCGCCGCGCACGCCGAACGCGCCCACGCGCGGCTGGCCCGCCTCCCGCAGGACCTCCGCGTCGGCGACACCGGCGTGGCCGACCTGTTCGACGACCGCGTGTACCAGCGCGGCGCGCTGACCCTGCACGGCCTGCGCGGGGAGCTGGGTGACGCGGCGTTCTTCGGTGTCCTCCGCGAGTGGACCGACGGCCACCGGCACGGCACCGCGACCACGAGCGACTTCGTGGGATTGGCCCAGCGGCACGCCCGCGAGCCGCTGACCGCGTTCTTCCGCGCCTGGCTGGCCGAACCGCGCCTACCTGCGCGGTGA
- a CDS encoding LacI family DNA-binding transcriptional regulator, whose protein sequence is MVSPVSIRDVATRAKVSVGTVSNVLNRPEVVAPATRDRVMGAIEELGFVRNDAARQLRSGTPRAIGLVVLDVGNPFFTDVARGVEDTASEAGHAVILCNSDESPQREARHVELLAEQRVHGVLITPVDTDLAAVRRLRDRGMSVVLLDHPTTDPDLCAVAVDDRAGGELAVTHLLAEGYERIVMVNGPSRIHQARQRHEGALDAVRKAGRDEGVLEELRVPALNVVSGQRAAEQLLARSARPDAVFCANDLLALGVLQVLVRAGVRVPEDIAIVGYDDIDFAAAAAVPLTSVRQPRQQIGRTAAELVIAETMTPAEHEHKHVLFAPELVVRESSRRVQRPRRRARD, encoded by the coding sequence GTGGTGTCACCGGTGAGCATCCGCGACGTGGCCACGCGTGCGAAGGTGTCCGTCGGCACGGTGTCCAACGTGCTGAACCGTCCCGAGGTCGTCGCACCGGCGACCAGGGACCGGGTCATGGGCGCGATCGAGGAGCTGGGTTTCGTCCGCAACGACGCGGCGCGCCAACTGCGGTCGGGCACGCCGCGCGCCATCGGGCTCGTGGTGCTGGACGTGGGCAACCCGTTCTTCACCGACGTCGCCCGCGGTGTGGAGGACACCGCGAGCGAGGCGGGGCACGCGGTGATCCTGTGCAACAGCGACGAGTCGCCGCAGCGCGAGGCGCGGCACGTGGAGCTGCTGGCCGAGCAGCGGGTGCACGGCGTGCTGATCACGCCCGTGGACACGGACCTGGCGGCGGTGCGGCGGCTGCGTGACCGGGGCATGTCCGTGGTGCTGCTCGACCACCCGACCACCGACCCGGACCTGTGCGCGGTGGCCGTGGACGACCGGGCGGGCGGCGAGCTGGCCGTCACGCACCTGCTGGCCGAGGGCTACGAGCGGATCGTGATGGTGAACGGGCCGTCGCGCATCCACCAGGCCCGCCAGCGGCACGAGGGCGCCCTCGACGCGGTGCGCAAGGCGGGCCGCGACGAGGGCGTGCTGGAGGAGCTGAGGGTCCCGGCGCTCAACGTGGTGTCCGGGCAGCGGGCGGCCGAGCAGCTCCTGGCCCGCTCCGCCCGCCCGGACGCGGTGTTCTGCGCGAACGACCTGCTCGCGCTGGGCGTGCTGCAGGTGCTGGTGCGTGCGGGCGTCCGGGTGCCGGAGGACATCGCCATCGTCGGCTACGACGACATCGACTTCGCCGCCGCCGCTGCCGTGCCGCTCACGTCGGTGCGCCAGCCGCGCCAGCAGATCGGCCGCACGGCCGCGGAGCTGGTGATCGCCGAGACGATGACGCCCGCCGAGCACGAGCACAAGCACGTGCTGTTCGCGCCGGAGCTGGTGGTGCGCGAGTCGAGCCGCCGGGTGCAGCGGCCCCGGCGTCGAGCACGGGACTGA
- a CDS encoding PfkB family carbohydrate kinase: MPGQVAVFAPSPELTVTVEELDGTPDIHIHAGGQGVWISRMIESLGAQVVLCSALGGETGQVLRHLIGVELRARDVAARNGGYVHDRRDGARDQIVRMPADALSRHELDDLYEMTLVEALNAGVAVLSGPAGQDTPVPDSVYERLTKDLRGNGCQVVVDLSGDRLAAALAGGPTVVKVSHEELVSDGLAASDSLPDLVEGCRKIAECGASAVVVSRAAEDTLAWLDGDLHLVEAPDLSPVDTRGGGDSMTAGLAAGLALGRSLTESLKLGAAAGAVNVTRHGLGTGSGDVVRELVDRVGLRPWEDA, encoded by the coding sequence ATGCCCGGTCAAGTAGCGGTGTTCGCGCCCTCCCCCGAGTTGACGGTGACGGTCGAAGAGCTGGACGGCACGCCCGACATCCACATCCACGCCGGAGGGCAGGGTGTGTGGATCTCGCGCATGATCGAGTCCCTGGGCGCGCAGGTCGTGCTGTGCTCGGCGTTGGGCGGTGAGACCGGGCAGGTGCTGCGGCACCTGATCGGCGTCGAGCTCAGGGCGCGCGACGTCGCCGCCCGCAACGGCGGGTACGTGCACGACCGGCGCGACGGCGCACGGGACCAGATCGTGCGGATGCCCGCCGACGCGCTGTCCCGCCACGAGCTCGACGACCTGTACGAGATGACCCTGGTCGAGGCCCTCAACGCGGGCGTCGCCGTGCTCAGCGGACCCGCCGGGCAGGACACGCCCGTACCCGACTCCGTCTACGAACGGCTCACCAAGGACCTGCGCGGCAACGGCTGCCAGGTCGTCGTGGACCTCTCCGGCGACCGGCTCGCCGCCGCGCTCGCGGGCGGGCCCACCGTGGTGAAGGTCAGCCACGAGGAGCTGGTGTCCGACGGGTTGGCCGCGTCCGACTCGCTGCCCGACCTGGTCGAGGGCTGCCGCAAGATCGCCGAGTGCGGCGCGAGCGCGGTCGTGGTGTCCCGGGCCGCCGAGGACACGCTGGCCTGGCTCGACGGCGACCTGCACCTGGTGGAGGCTCCCGACCTGAGCCCGGTCGACACGCGCGGCGGCGGCGACTCCATGACCGCCGGGTTGGCCGCCGGGCTCGCCCTGGGCCGATCCTTGACGGAGTCGCTGAAGCTGGGCGCGGCGGCCGGCGCGGTCAACGTGACCCGGCACGGGCTCGGCACCGGCAGCGGTGACGTGGTTCGCGAACTGGTCGACCGGGTAGGACTGCGTCCGTGGGAGGACGCATGA
- a CDS encoding cellulose binding domain-containing protein, whose amino-acid sequence MLTSSFRVRAIGAVTAIGALTGGLVMAGVASAAPGCKVDYAVQTKWQGGFTANVTITNLGDPVDGWRLAWAFPGSERYGQGWNAVFSASGASVTASNVDYNRQIPTGGTASFGFNGTMTGDVVGVPSTFTLNGTTCTGALNPTTTTTTTTTTDPGPGQGDPTGRKQVERLDRGVVSVRSGSGNLVSWRLLAGDSPSTGFTVYRGGTKLNATPITGSTNYLDSGGAADASYTVRAVVDGVEQPASSASLAFGSGYRDVPIQSPGAGYGANDASVGDLDGDGDYEFVLKWDPDNAKDNSQAGVTGNVFVDAYRLDGSRLWRIDLGRNIRAGAHYTQFQVYDYDGDGRAEVAMKTADGTRDGRGAVIGNASADYRNSSGYILTGPEFLTMFDGRTGAAMSTVNYDPPRGNVGSWGDTYGNRVDRFLAGTAYLDGARPSLIMARGYYTRAVVAAWDFRDGTLTKRWTFDSNTSGNSGYAGQGNHSLTIGDVDADGRDEIVYGAATIDDNGRGLWTTGLGHGDAAHLGDLDPSRPGLEYFKVSEDSSKPGSWFADARTGARLWTTASGSDNGRGVSGDIYAGSPGAESWSSADGGLRSPSGANVGRKPSSANFLIWWDGDPTRELLDQTRIDKYGTGGDTRLLTGSGVASNNGTKATPALSADLVGDWREEVVWRTSDNSALRIYSTPHPTDRRIPTLMHDTMYRVAIAWQNTAYNQPPHPSFPIGNGMATPPWPDVHYAG is encoded by the coding sequence GTGCTCACCAGTTCGTTCAGGGTGCGGGCGATCGGCGCGGTCACCGCGATCGGCGCGCTGACCGGTGGACTCGTCATGGCGGGCGTGGCGTCGGCCGCCCCCGGCTGCAAGGTCGACTACGCGGTGCAGACGAAGTGGCAGGGCGGGTTCACCGCCAACGTGACCATCACCAACCTCGGCGACCCGGTGGACGGGTGGCGGCTGGCCTGGGCGTTCCCCGGTTCCGAGCGGTACGGCCAGGGCTGGAACGCGGTGTTCTCCGCTTCGGGGGCGAGCGTGACGGCGTCCAACGTGGACTACAACCGGCAGATCCCCACCGGGGGCACGGCGTCGTTCGGGTTCAACGGCACGATGACCGGTGACGTGGTGGGTGTGCCGTCCACGTTCACGCTCAACGGCACCACGTGCACCGGGGCCCTCAACCCGACGACCACCACCACGACCACGACCACGACTGACCCGGGCCCTGGCCAGGGTGACCCGACGGGCCGCAAGCAGGTCGAGCGGTTGGACCGGGGCGTGGTGAGCGTGCGGTCGGGTTCGGGCAACCTGGTGAGCTGGCGGCTGCTGGCGGGCGACTCGCCGTCGACGGGCTTCACCGTCTACCGGGGTGGCACCAAGCTCAACGCCACCCCGATCACCGGGTCGACGAACTACCTCGACAGCGGCGGGGCGGCGGACGCCTCCTACACCGTGCGTGCGGTGGTCGACGGCGTGGAGCAGCCTGCCTCGTCGGCGTCGCTGGCGTTCGGCTCGGGTTACCGGGACGTGCCGATCCAGTCGCCGGGTGCCGGGTACGGCGCGAACGACGCGAGCGTGGGCGACCTGGACGGCGACGGTGACTACGAGTTCGTGCTGAAGTGGGATCCGGACAACGCCAAGGACAACAGTCAGGCGGGTGTGACGGGGAACGTCTTCGTCGACGCCTACCGCCTGGACGGTTCCCGGTTGTGGCGGATCGACCTGGGTCGCAACATCCGGGCGGGTGCGCACTACACGCAGTTCCAGGTCTACGACTACGACGGTGACGGCAGGGCCGAGGTCGCGATGAAGACCGCGGACGGCACGCGGGACGGGCGGGGCGCGGTGATCGGCAACGCCTCGGCCGACTACCGCAACTCCTCGGGCTACATCCTGACCGGGCCGGAGTTCCTGACCATGTTCGACGGTCGGACCGGCGCGGCGATGTCGACGGTGAACTACGACCCGCCGCGCGGCAACGTGGGCTCGTGGGGTGACACGTACGGCAACCGGGTGGACCGGTTCCTGGCCGGCACCGCCTACCTCGACGGCGCACGCCCGTCACTGATCATGGCGCGGGGCTACTACACGCGTGCGGTCGTCGCCGCCTGGGACTTCCGCGACGGCACCCTGACCAAGCGGTGGACCTTCGACTCCAACACCTCGGGCAACTCCGGGTACGCGGGGCAGGGCAACCACTCGCTGACCATCGGCGACGTGGACGCCGACGGCCGGGACGAGATCGTCTACGGCGCCGCCACGATCGACGACAACGGGCGGGGCCTGTGGACCACGGGTCTCGGGCACGGTGACGCGGCCCACCTGGGCGACCTCGATCCGTCGCGGCCGGGCCTGGAGTACTTCAAGGTGTCGGAAGACTCCTCGAAGCCGGGTTCGTGGTTCGCCGACGCGCGCACCGGCGCGCGGTTGTGGACCACGGCGTCGGGCAGCGACAACGGCCGCGGCGTGTCGGGCGACATCTACGCGGGCAGTCCGGGCGCGGAGTCGTGGTCCTCGGCGGACGGCGGCCTGCGGAGTCCGAGCGGCGCGAACGTCGGCCGCAAGCCGTCGTCGGCGAACTTCCTCATCTGGTGGGACGGCGACCCGACCCGCGAGCTGCTCGACCAGACCCGCATCGACAAGTACGGCACCGGCGGCGACACGCGCCTGCTCACCGGTTCCGGCGTGGCGTCGAACAACGGCACGAAGGCCACCCCCGCGCTGAGCGCCGACCTTGTCGGCGACTGGCGCGAGGAGGTCGTGTGGCGGACCTCGGACAACTCGGCGCTGCGGATCTACTCGACGCCGCACCCGACCGACCGGCGCATCCCCACGCTGATGCACGACACGATGTACCGCGTCGCCATCGCGTGGCAGAACACCGCCTACAACCAGCCGCCGCACCCGAGCTTCCCCATCGGGAACGGCATGGCCACCCCGCCGTGGCCGGACGTGCACTACGCCGGCTGA
- a CDS encoding Pls/PosA family non-ribosomal peptide synthetase, whose product MTIAPDTALPTLIETPAVFRAGSAAPERTLVDVLADTARRHPHSPALDDGTTSLTYRELLDEVGTRARALAAAGIGVGDRVGVRVPSGTVDLYLAVLSVLAAGAAYVPVDADDPDERAELVFGEADVCAVVTDGLRLRGTPLGLVGAPGPDDDAWIIFTSGSTGKPKGVAVSHRSAAAFVDAEARLFLADDPIGPDDRVLAGLSAAFDASCEEMWLAWRHGACLVPAPRALVRTGFDLGPWLVEREVTVVSTVPTLAALWPVDALDDVRLLIFGGEACPPELAERLAVDGREVWNTYGPTEATVVACAAPLTGAGPVRIGLPLDGWELAVVDAAGVPVPMGGSGELVIGGVGLARYLDPVKDAEKFAPLPALGWDRAYRSGDLVRAEPEGLLFLGRADEQVKLGGRRIELGEVDAALQALPGVAGAAAAVRTTRAGNQVLVGYVVAPEGFEQADALSRLRSALPAALVPLLATVDTLPTRTSGKVDRAALPWPLPELDAAAPTDDLTGTERWLAEQWSRLLGTRVGSRDADFFAHGGGSLAAAQLVTAIRTRHPGGSVNDVYQHPTLRALAARLDELSGHQRVTREVAPTPRRTGLVQSLLLVPLMSLVGLRWSVALAAVGNVVGFTTPVSWWWIAAGWLVFVSPPGKVLIAAGGARLLLRGLRPGTYPRGGGVHLRLWTAERLAEFSGATNLAGSWLTHYARALGAKVGPDVDLHSAPPVTGLLKLGKGCAIEPEVDLSGYWVDGDRLHVGRIRVGGGAVVGARSTLFPGARVGKRAVVAPGSGVLGSVPTGQRWAGVPAQRDGKAGRPGPRPPRSWWWRLVYAVTTSALGLLPVAAAVPPVLLVVREPVTLGSALLAVPPATVVWLGSYALSVLVAVRLLGIGLRAGTYPVHSRVAWQAWTTERLMNTARVALFPLYASLFTPVWLRMLGMRVGRRVEASTVLALPKMTTIGDGAFLADDTMVASYELGGGWLRIAAARIGKRAFLGNSGMTAPGRSVPNRGLVGVLSATPKRAKAGSSYLGMPPMKLPRAAEQGDQSRTFDPPRRLVVARALVELCRVVPVMCHVALVVGVLFALREVGPWLAGPVLLAAGVLACAVSAAAKWLLVGRFRAREHPLWSGFVWRNELADTFVEVLAVPWLVGRAGGSPVMAAWLRSLGARIGRGTWVESYWFPESDLVRLGDGATVNRGCVVQTHLFHDRILRMDQVELAAGATLGPHGIVLPGATVGAHAAVGPASLVMRGEHVPDGTRWLGNPISAWR is encoded by the coding sequence GTGACCATCGCTCCCGACACCGCACTCCCCACGCTGATCGAGACGCCGGCGGTGTTCCGCGCCGGCTCGGCCGCCCCTGAGCGCACCCTGGTCGACGTGCTGGCCGACACCGCGCGCCGGCACCCCCACTCCCCCGCGCTGGACGACGGCACGACGTCGTTGACCTACCGCGAACTGCTGGACGAGGTCGGCACGCGGGCACGGGCGCTGGCCGCGGCCGGCATCGGTGTCGGTGACCGGGTCGGCGTCCGCGTCCCGTCCGGCACCGTCGACCTCTACCTCGCGGTGCTGTCCGTGCTCGCGGCGGGCGCGGCGTACGTGCCCGTCGACGCCGACGACCCGGATGAGCGCGCCGAGTTGGTGTTCGGCGAAGCCGACGTGTGCGCGGTCGTCACCGACGGGCTCCGGCTGCGCGGCACGCCCCTGGGGCTCGTCGGCGCTCCCGGGCCGGACGACGACGCGTGGATCATCTTCACGTCCGGTTCGACGGGCAAGCCGAAGGGCGTCGCGGTCTCGCACCGGTCGGCCGCCGCGTTCGTGGACGCCGAGGCGCGCCTGTTCCTCGCCGACGACCCGATCGGGCCGGACGACCGGGTGCTGGCGGGCCTGTCCGCGGCCTTCGACGCGTCCTGCGAGGAGATGTGGCTGGCGTGGCGCCACGGCGCGTGCCTGGTGCCCGCGCCGCGCGCCCTGGTCCGCACGGGGTTCGACCTGGGGCCGTGGCTGGTCGAGCGCGAGGTGACGGTGGTGTCCACGGTGCCGACGCTGGCCGCGCTGTGGCCCGTGGACGCGCTGGACGACGTCCGGCTGCTGATCTTCGGTGGTGAGGCGTGCCCGCCGGAGCTGGCCGAACGGCTCGCCGTCGACGGTCGCGAGGTGTGGAACACCTACGGGCCGACCGAGGCGACCGTGGTGGCGTGCGCCGCGCCGTTGACGGGTGCGGGTCCGGTGCGGATCGGGCTGCCGCTGGACGGGTGGGAGCTGGCCGTGGTGGACGCGGCCGGCGTGCCGGTGCCGATGGGTGGTTCCGGGGAGCTGGTGATCGGCGGTGTCGGCCTGGCCCGCTACCTGGACCCGGTCAAGGACGCGGAGAAGTTCGCGCCGCTGCCGGCCCTGGGGTGGGACCGCGCTTACCGCAGCGGTGACCTGGTCCGCGCCGAGCCCGAGGGGTTGCTGTTCCTGGGCCGGGCGGACGAGCAGGTCAAGCTGGGTGGGCGGCGGATCGAGCTGGGCGAGGTCGACGCGGCGCTGCAGGCGCTGCCGGGGGTCGCCGGCGCCGCCGCCGCGGTGCGCACCACGCGGGCCGGCAACCAGGTGCTGGTCGGGTACGTCGTCGCGCCGGAGGGCTTCGAGCAGGCCGACGCGCTGTCGCGGTTGCGTTCCGCGCTGCCCGCGGCCCTGGTGCCGCTGCTGGCCACCGTGGACACGCTGCCGACCCGCACGTCCGGCAAGGTGGACCGGGCCGCGTTGCCGTGGCCGCTGCCCGAGCTGGACGCGGCGGCGCCGACCGACGACCTCACCGGGACCGAGCGGTGGCTGGCCGAGCAGTGGTCGCGGCTGCTGGGCACCCGGGTGGGCAGCCGTGACGCGGACTTCTTCGCGCACGGCGGCGGCAGCCTCGCCGCGGCCCAACTGGTCACCGCGATCCGGACCCGCCACCCCGGAGGTTCGGTCAACGACGTCTACCAGCACCCGACGCTGCGCGCGTTGGCCGCCCGCTTGGACGAGCTGAGCGGTCACCAGCGCGTCACGCGCGAGGTCGCGCCCACGCCGCGGCGCACCGGCCTGGTGCAGTCGCTGCTGCTCGTGCCGCTGATGAGCCTGGTCGGGCTGCGGTGGTCGGTGGCGCTGGCCGCGGTCGGCAACGTCGTCGGCTTCACCACGCCCGTGTCGTGGTGGTGGATCGCCGCGGGGTGGCTGGTGTTCGTCAGCCCGCCCGGCAAGGTGCTCATCGCGGCCGGTGGGGCGCGGCTGCTGCTGCGCGGTCTGCGTCCTGGCACGTACCCGCGCGGCGGCGGCGTGCACCTGCGGTTGTGGACCGCTGAACGGCTCGCGGAGTTCAGCGGTGCGACGAACCTGGCCGGGTCCTGGCTCACGCACTACGCGCGCGCGTTGGGCGCGAAGGTCGGCCCGGACGTGGACCTGCACTCCGCGCCGCCGGTGACCGGCCTGCTCAAGCTCGGCAAGGGCTGCGCGATCGAGCCCGAGGTGGACCTGTCCGGGTACTGGGTGGACGGCGACCGGCTGCACGTCGGCCGGATCCGGGTGGGCGGCGGCGCGGTCGTCGGCGCGCGCAGCACCCTGTTCCCGGGTGCGCGGGTCGGCAAGCGGGCGGTGGTCGCGCCCGGTTCGGGCGTGCTCGGTTCGGTGCCGACGGGCCAGCGGTGGGCGGGGGTGCCGGCGCAGCGCGACGGCAAGGCGGGCCGGCCGGGTCCGCGTCCGCCGCGGTCGTGGTGGTGGCGGCTCGTCTACGCGGTGACGACGTCGGCGTTGGGGCTGCTGCCGGTGGCGGCGGCCGTGCCGCCGGTGCTGCTGGTCGTGCGCGAGCCGGTGACGCTCGGGTCGGCGTTGCTCGCGGTGCCGCCGGCGACGGTGGTGTGGCTGGGTTCCTACGCGTTGTCGGTGCTGGTGGCGGTGCGGCTGCTCGGCATCGGGTTGCGCGCCGGGACGTACCCGGTGCACAGCCGGGTCGCGTGGCAGGCATGGACCACCGAACGGCTCATGAACACCGCGCGGGTCGCGTTGTTCCCGCTGTACGCGAGCCTGTTCACGCCGGTGTGGCTGCGGATGCTCGGGATGCGGGTCGGCCGCCGGGTCGAGGCGTCGACCGTGCTCGCGCTGCCGAAGATGACCACGATCGGCGACGGCGCGTTCCTGGCCGACGACACCATGGTCGCCTCCTACGAGCTGGGCGGCGGCTGGCTGCGCATCGCCGCGGCCCGGATCGGCAAGCGCGCGTTCCTGGGCAACTCGGGCATGACCGCGCCCGGCCGTTCGGTGCCGAACCGGGGCTTGGTCGGCGTGCTGTCGGCGACGCCGAAGCGGGCCAAGGCGGGCAGCTCGTACCTGGGCATGCCGCCGATGAAGCTGCCGCGCGCGGCCGAGCAGGGTGACCAGAGCCGCACGTTCGACCCGCCGCGGCGGTTGGTCGTGGCCCGCGCGCTGGTCGAGCTGTGCCGGGTGGTGCCGGTGATGTGCCACGTGGCGCTGGTCGTCGGTGTGCTGTTCGCGCTGCGCGAGGTGGGCCCGTGGCTCGCCGGGCCGGTGCTGCTCGCCGCCGGTGTGCTGGCGTGCGCGGTGTCGGCGGCGGCGAAGTGGCTGCTGGTGGGCCGGTTCCGGGCGCGGGAGCACCCGTTGTGGAGCGGGTTCGTGTGGCGCAACGAGCTGGCGGACACGTTCGTCGAGGTGCTGGCCGTGCCGTGGCTGGTCGGCCGGGCCGGCGGGTCGCCGGTGATGGCGGCGTGGCTGCGGTCGCTGGGCGCGCGGATCGGCCGCGGCACGTGGGTCGAGTCGTACTGGTTCCCGGAGTCGGACCTGGTGCGGCTGGGCGACGGCGCGACGGTGAACCGGGGGTGCGTGGTGCAGACCCACCTGTTCCATGATCGGATCCTGCGCATGGACCAGGTGGAGTTGGCCGCCGGCGCCACGCTCGGACCGCACGGCATCGTGCTGCCGGGCGCGACGGTCGGCGCGCACGCGGCGGTGGGCCCGGCGTCGTTGGTGATGCGCGGCGAGCACGTGCCCGACGGCACGCGCTGGCTGGGCAACCCGATCTCCGCCTGGCGATGA
- the surE gene encoding 5'/3'-nucleotidase SurE: MRVLITNDDGIDSPGLAALARGAVAHGWTTVVAAPARESSGTSAGLTAAEDDRRVQVERRELPGLDGVPAYAVAAHPAFIALVASQGAFGDPPDLVLSGVNRGANVGRAVLHSGTVGAALTAAVNGARALAVSLDVGLDVDVPHHWDTAVAVAATLFDRVAALPAGAVVNLNVPNRAEVGEPERAGLAEFGAVRTRIKDSDDGTIALAAVLVEDDLSPGTDAALLAAGRPTVTPLRSVAEDHDIEF, encoded by the coding sequence ATGAGGGTGCTCATCACCAACGACGACGGCATCGACTCGCCGGGGCTGGCCGCCCTGGCCCGCGGCGCGGTCGCGCACGGCTGGACGACCGTCGTCGCCGCGCCCGCGCGGGAGTCCAGCGGCACGAGCGCCGGTCTGACCGCCGCCGAGGACGACCGGCGCGTCCAGGTCGAGCGGCGCGAGCTGCCCGGGCTGGACGGCGTGCCCGCCTACGCGGTCGCCGCGCACCCGGCCTTCATCGCGCTGGTCGCGTCGCAGGGCGCGTTCGGCGACCCGCCGGACCTCGTGCTGTCCGGCGTGAACCGCGGCGCGAACGTCGGCCGCGCCGTCCTGCACTCCGGCACGGTCGGCGCGGCGCTGACCGCCGCCGTCAACGGCGCCCGCGCCCTGGCGGTCTCCCTCGACGTCGGGCTGGACGTCGACGTGCCGCACCACTGGGACACCGCGGTGGCGGTCGCCGCGACGCTGTTCGACCGGGTCGCCGCCCTGCCCGCCGGGGCGGTGGTGAACCTCAACGTGCCCAACCGGGCCGAGGTGGGCGAACCGGAACGGGCCGGGCTCGCCGAGTTCGGCGCCGTGCGCACCAGGATCAAGGACAGCGACGACGGCACGATCGCCCTCGCCGCCGTGCTGGTCGAGGACGACCTGTCCCCCGGCACCGACGCGGCGCTGCTGGCCGCCGGACGCCCGACCGTCACACCGCTGAGGTCGGTCGCCGAAGACCACGACATCGAGTTCTAG